Part of the Pseudomonas abietaniphila genome is shown below.
AGTTTGCATAGTGCTGTGTGTCGCCCGCCTTATAACGTGTCCAAGCGCCGGCCCGTGCGGGCTGGCGCTTGGCGCACGGCGGTAACGGTTCAGCGCGCGGTGATCTTCCAGGCGCGGTGGACTTTGCCGTTACGGGCGAAATCCGGGTCGATGGTTTGCTGGGTGATCTCCTCGACGGCATAACGTTCGGCCAGGTTCTCTTCCAGCTGGAACTTGCGGAAGTTGTTCGAGAAGTACAGCACCCCGCCGCTGGCCAGACGCGCCATCGCCAGGTCAATCAACTGCACCTGATCGCGCTGCACATCGAACACTCCCTCCATGCGCTTGGAGTTGGAGAACGTCGGCGGATCGATGAAGATCAGGTCGTACTCGTCACGACTGGACTCAAGCCAGGCCATGACATCGCCTTGCTCCAGACGGTTCTTGTCCGAGAAACCATTGAGCGACAGGTTGCGGCGTGCCCAGTCCAGATAAGTTTTCGACAGATCGACACTGGTCGTGCTGCGTGCACCGCCTTTGGCTGCATGAACGCTGGCCGTGGCGGTGTAACAGAACAGGTTAAGGAAACGCTTGCCCGCCGCTTCGCGCTGAATGCGCATCCGCATGGGTCGGTGATCGAGGAACAGACCGGTGTCCAGGTAGTCGGTCAGGTTGACCAGCAGCTTGATGCCGCCTTCGTTCACCTCGTTGAACTTGCCCTGCGCGCTCTGACGCTCGTATTGCCTGGTACCGCTCTGGCGCTCACGGCGCTTGACCACCACGCGGCTCTTGTCGATGTTCAGTGCCTGCGGAATCGCGGCCAGTGCGTCGAACATGCGAATCGAGGCCTTTTCCGGGTCGATGGACTTCGGTGCCGCGTACTCCTGAACGTGGACCCAGTCGTGGTACAGATCGATGGCCATCGCGTATTCAGGCATGTCCGCATCGTAGACGCGGTAGCAGTCGATCCCTTCGCGCTTGACCCACTTGCTCATTGCCTTGAGGTTCTTCTGCAGGCGGTTGGCAAACATTTGCCCGCCTTCGCTCAAGCGTGGCTGCTCGATGACCGGCGCCGGCGCAGGTGTCGGCTTGATCGGGTTGCCGTTCTTGTTGAACTGACGCTCTTGCGGCTCGTCCGGTGTCTGGTCGTAGGCGGCCTGCTCGCGCTCAGCCTGACGCTGTTCCGGGGTACGCCGCTCGCCCGTGACGAACTGGTCAGGCTGGACCTTGATCAGCAAAAGCTTGCAGGGCAACGCACCGTTCCAGAACGCATACTGCTTGTGGCTGCGGATGCCCATGCGCTTGCCCAGGTCCGGGGCGCCGGTAAACACGGCAGCCTCCCAGTTCAGGCATGCCTGACGCAGGCGCTCGCCGAGGTTCTGGTAGAGGTACAACAGGCTTGCCTCATCACCCAGACGCTCGCCGTACGGAGGGTTACAGATGACCAGGCCTTTCTGGTTCTGGTCTGGACGTGGCTCGAAGGTCGCGACCTCGCCCTGGTAAATCTTGATCCAGTCCGACAGGCCCGCGCGCTCGACGTTGTTGCGGCCGGGCTGAATCAGCCGTGGATCGGCTTCGTAGCCACGGATCCAGGACGGCGTC
Proteins encoded:
- the rlmKL gene encoding bifunctional 23S rRNA (guanine(2069)-N(7))-methyltransferase RlmK/23S rRNA (guanine(2445)-N(2))-methyltransferase RlmL — its product is MSDRYELFLTCPKGLEGLLAEEATALGLQETREHTSTIRGSADMETAYRLCLWSRLANRVLLVLKRFPMKDAEDLYHGVHDIEWADHLEPDGTLAVEFSGHGSGIDNTHFGALKVKDAIVDRLRTSDGLRPSIDKLNPDLRVHLRLDRGEAILSLDLSGHSLHQRGYRLQQGAAPLKENLAAAILIRSGWPRIAAEGGALADPMCGAGTFLVEAAMIAADIAPNLKRERWGFSAWLGHVPALWRKLHDEALARAEAGLAKTPSWIRGYEADPRLIQPGRNNVERAGLSDWIKIYQGEVATFEPRPDQNQKGLVICNPPYGERLGDEASLLYLYQNLGERLRQACLNWEAAVFTGAPDLGKRMGIRSHKQYAFWNGALPCKLLLIKVQPDQFVTGERRTPEQRQAEREQAAYDQTPDEPQERQFNKNGNPIKPTPAPAPVIEQPRLSEGGQMFANRLQKNLKAMSKWVKREGIDCYRVYDADMPEYAMAIDLYHDWVHVQEYAAPKSIDPEKASIRMFDALAAIPQALNIDKSRVVVKRRERQSGTRQYERQSAQGKFNEVNEGGIKLLVNLTDYLDTGLFLDHRPMRMRIQREAAGKRFLNLFCYTATASVHAAKGGARSTTSVDLSKTYLDWARRNLSLNGFSDKNRLEQGDVMAWLESSRDEYDLIFIDPPTFSNSKRMEGVFDVQRDQVQLIDLAMARLASGGVLYFSNNFRKFQLEENLAERYAVEEITQQTIDPDFARNGKVHRAWKITAR